A single genomic interval of Camelina sativa cultivar DH55 chromosome 11, Cs, whole genome shotgun sequence harbors:
- the LOC109127684 gene encoding 26S proteasome non-ATPase regulatory subunit 9-like has translation MVGANLKAETMALMDKRAAMETEMNSIVQRLCNPGGPGLSGNLIDSEGFPREDIDIPMVRADRRRFAGDFSFLVLN, from the exons atggtTGGCGCGAATCTGAAAGCGGAGACGATGGCTCTAATGGACAAGAGAGCAGCGATGGAGACGGAGATGAACTCTATTGTCCAACGTCTTTGCAATCCCGGCGGTCCTGGTCTCTCCGGCAATCTCATCGACTCTGAG GGATTCCCGCGGGAAGATATTGACATTCCGATGGTGAGAGCTGACCGTCGTCGTTTTGCTGGtgatttctcttttcttgtgttGAATTAG
- the LOC104728964 gene encoding uncharacterized protein LOC104728964 has protein sequence MLRKKKEDEESLDDRFKLRNGKEVFEEKAYLVGVERKGDGECLFEIEESLEELEQLADTAGLAVVGSTYQKLASPNPRTYIGSGKVAEIKTAINALDAETVIFDDELSPGQLRNLEKAFGGEVRVCDRTALILDIFNQRAATHEAALQVALAQMEYQLPRLTRMWTHLERQSGGQVKGMGEKQIEVDKRILRTQIGVLKKELESVRKHRKQYRSRRVAIPVPVVSLVGYTNAGKSTLLNQLTGANVLAENRLFATLDPTTRRVQMHNGKEFLLTDTVGFIQKLPTTLVAAFRATLEEISESSLLVHVVDISHPLAQQQIEAVEKVMSELDVVSIPKLVVWNKVDRVDDPQKVKLEAEESGDTICISALTGEGLDXEESLEELEQLADTAGLAVVGSTYQKLASPNPRTYIGSGKVAEIKTAINALDAETVIFDDELSPGQLRNLEKAFGGEVRVCDRTALILDIFNQRAATHEAALQVALAQMEYQLPRLTRMWTHLERQSGGQVKGMGEKQIEVDKRILRTQIGVLKKELESVRKHRKQYRSRRVAIPVPVVSLVGYTNAGKSTLLNQLTGANVLAENRLFATLDPTTRRVQVSEICWKSRSTVPTFLYATLNNTYAHIT, from the exons GTTTTTGAGGAGAAGGCATACCTAGTGGGCGTGGAAAGAAAGGGAGATGGAGAATGTTTGTTTGAGATAGAGGAATCTCTTGAGGAACTAGAACAGCTCGCTGATACAGCTGGCCTTGCGGTCGTTGGTTCTACTTATCAAAA GCTTGCTTCCCCCAATCCTAGAACGTACATTGGATCAGGAAAGGTCGCTGAGATCAAAACTGCAATCAATGCATTGGACGCTGAGACCGTTATATTCGACGATGAGCTTTCACCAGG ACAATTGCGCAACCTGGAAAAGGCCTTTGGTGGGGAAGTTCGCGTTTGTGACCGCACCGCCCTTATCTTGGACATTTTTAATCAAAGGGCCGCAACTCATGAAGCAGCCTTGCAG GTTGCTCTTGCACAAATGGAATACCAATTGCCACGATTAACTAGAATGTGGACTCACCTTGAGCGTCAATCTGGTGGCCAAGTTAAGGGCATgggagaaaaacaaattgaagtTGATAAACGTATCTTGCGTACTCAA ATTGGAGTTCTCAAAAAGGAGTTGGAATCTGTTAGAAAACATCGAAAGCAGTATAGAAGCCGACGTGTTGCTATACCTGTGCCTGTTGTATCTTTG GTTGGTTATACAAACGCTGGAAAGAGTACACTTTTGAACCAATTGACTGGTGCTAATGTTCTCGCTGAAAATCGTTTGTTTGCGACTCTTGATCCAACTACAAGAAGGGTTCAG ATGCACAACGGAAAGGAGTTTCTTCTCACAGATACCGTTGGTTTTATCCAAAAGTTACCAACCACCCTG GTTGCTGCTTTCAGAGCAACACTCGAAGAAATATCAGAGTCAAGCCTTTTGGTGCATGTTGTTGACATCAG CCACCCACTGGCACAGCAACAAATAGAAGCTGTGGAAAAGGTTATGTCTGAACTCGATGTTGTATCAATCCCAAAACTGGTTGTGTGGAATAAG GTTGATAGAGTGGATGATCCTCAAAAGGTCAAGCTGGAAGCAGAGGAAAGTGGGGATACTATTTGTATATCTGCTCTGACAGGAGAAGGACTAGACGNAGAGGAATCTCTTGAGGAACTAGAACAGCTCGCTGATACAGCTGGCCTTGCGGTCGTTGGTTCTACTTATCAAAA GCTTGCTTCCCCCAATCCTAGAACGTACATTGGATCAGGAAAGGTCGCTGAGATCAAAACTGCAATCAATGCATTGGACGCTGAGACCGTTATATTCGACGATGAGCTTTCACCAGG ACAATTGCGCAACCTGGAAAAGGCCTTTGGTGGGGAAGTTCGCGTTTGTGACCGCACCGCCCTTATCTTGGACATTTTTAATCAAAGGGCCGCAACTCATGAAGCAGCCTTGCAG GTTGCTCTTGCACAAATGGAATACCAATTGCCACGATTAACTAGAATGTGGACTCACCTTGAGCGTCAATCTGGTGGCCAAGTTAAGGGCATgggagaaaaacaaattgaagtTGATAAACGTATCTTGCGTACTCAA ATTGGAGTTCTCAAAAAGGAGTTGGAATCTGTTAGAAAACATCGAAAGCAGTATAGAAGCCGACGTGTTGCTATACCTGTGCCTGTTGTATCTTTG GTTGGTTATACAAACGCTGGAAAGAGTACACTTTTGAACCAATTGACTGGTGCTAATGTTCTCGCTGAAAATCGTTTGTTTGCGACTCTTGATCCAACTACAAGAAGGGTTCAGGTCAGTGAAATTTGTTGGAAGAGTAGATCCACAGTTCCTACCTTCTTATATGCTACTTTAAATAATACATATGCCCACATTACCTAA